The following are from one region of the Microbacterium paraoxydans genome:
- a CDS encoding alkaline phosphatase family protein has product MPFMLPSVPPGARSVVGVADDLRSALRGESATLPSADSAVLVVIDGLGAISLRGHAGHARSLTASMTKKDVAQTVFPTTTAAALTSLTTGAWPGEHGLVGYRVRDPERDVLVNQLSGWETDGLDPLTWQGTPTVFERAASVGQETFAVGLATYAHSGFTRATLRGATFVSAATPEERVEVAYTLAAEHPGSLVYCYLPEVDKAGHKHGVASAEWVAALERIDGALSLRVPPRVGVVVTSDHGMVDVPFHRQVVLEESHLAGIRHVGGEPRMLHLYSEPDADAALVATRLRRDLEGAADVVTRAEAVEAGLFGPVVRDEVLDRIGDVLVIATGVRALYDGTADDQRNRGMVGQHGALTPDETRVPFLRFGSFAS; this is encoded by the coding sequence ATGCCCTTCATGCTACCGTCCGTGCCGCCCGGCGCCCGGAGCGTCGTCGGGGTGGCGGACGACCTTCGCTCCGCTCTCCGAGGCGAATCCGCCACGCTGCCGAGCGCCGATTCGGCCGTGCTCGTGGTGATCGACGGCCTCGGGGCGATCAGCCTCAGGGGCCACGCCGGTCATGCCCGGTCGCTCACCGCATCCATGACCAAGAAGGACGTCGCCCAGACGGTGTTCCCGACGACGACGGCGGCGGCGCTGACCAGCCTCACCACGGGTGCCTGGCCGGGGGAGCACGGCCTCGTCGGGTACCGGGTCAGGGATCCGGAACGGGACGTGCTCGTGAACCAGCTCAGCGGGTGGGAGACGGACGGCCTGGATCCCCTCACCTGGCAGGGGACGCCCACCGTGTTCGAGCGCGCGGCGTCGGTCGGACAGGAGACGTTCGCCGTCGGACTCGCGACCTACGCGCACAGCGGCTTCACGCGGGCGACGTTGCGGGGAGCGACCTTCGTGTCTGCCGCGACGCCGGAGGAGCGGGTCGAGGTCGCCTACACGCTGGCCGCGGAGCATCCGGGCTCGCTGGTGTACTGCTACCTCCCCGAGGTCGACAAGGCGGGGCACAAGCACGGTGTCGCGTCCGCCGAGTGGGTGGCCGCGTTGGAGCGGATCGACGGGGCGCTGTCGCTCCGCGTCCCCCCGCGGGTCGGCGTGGTCGTGACCTCGGATCACGGGATGGTCGATGTGCCGTTCCACCGTCAGGTAGTGCTCGAGGAGTCGCATCTCGCGGGAATCCGTCACGTGGGCGGAGAACCCCGCATGCTGCACCTCTACTCTGAGCCGGACGCCGATGCCGCTCTGGTTGCGACGCGGCTTCGCCGCGACCTCGAGGGCGCGGCCGATGTCGTCACCCGCGCGGAGGCGGTGGAGGCCGGGCTCTTCGGTCCGGTCGTGCGAGACGAGGTCCTGGATCGCATCGGCGACGTCCTGGTCATCGCCACGGGAGTCCGGGCACTCTACGACGGCACTGCCGACGACCAGCGCAATCGCGGCATGGTGGGGCAGCACGGGGCGCTCACGCCGGATGAGACGCGGGTTCCCTTCCTGCGGTTCGGATC